In one Paramisgurnus dabryanus chromosome 21, PD_genome_1.1, whole genome shotgun sequence genomic region, the following are encoded:
- the osbpl2a gene encoding oxysterol-binding protein-related protein 2, translating into MNSEEEFYDAETGLESDDSCEVSFKDACVKHTVNGKVPSENGVWERRTTLPAPMYSRNDFSIWGFLKKCIGMELSKITMPIVFNEPLSFLQRITEYMEHTYLIHKACTHSDSIERMQLVAAFAVSAVASQWDRTGKPFNPLLGETYELTREDVGYRMISEQVSHHPPISAFYAESLNQDFSFHGSIYPKLKFWGKSVEAEPKGTMTLELSKHKEAYTWTNPMCCVHNVILGKLWIEQYGTVEIVNHSTGDKCVLNFKPCGMFGKELHRVEGHIQDKSKKKRLVIYGKWTECMYSIDPKVYEANKKAEKKSGGDSRKHKQEQSTGGDDADEMPDIQETVAMIPGSTLLWRIAPRPPNSTQMYNFTNFAMALNELEPGMAGVIAPTDCRLRPDIRAMENGDIDTASQEKERLEEKQRAARRERAKDEEEWSTRWFQQGNNPYTGAADWIYKGGYFDRRYSDLPDIY; encoded by the exons ATGAACAGCGAGGAAGAGTTCTATGATGCTGAGACAG GTTTGGAATCGGACGACTCGTGTGAAGTCAGCTTTAAAGATGCCTGCGTCAAGCATACGGTAAACGGCAAAGTGCCGTCTGAGAATGGAGTTTGGGAGAGACG AACTACTCTCCCAGCGCCCATGTACTCTAGAAATGACTTCAGTATATGGGGATTTCTGAAGAAATGCATTGGAATG GAGCTGTCGAAGATAACAATGCCTATTGTTTTCAACGAACCGCTGAGCTTCTTGCAAAGAATTACAGAATACATGGAACATACATACCTCATCCATAAAGCTTGTACACATTCGGACTCTATTGAGCGTATGCAG CTCGTTGCCGCGTTCGCCGTTTCTGCTGTTGCATCGCAATGGGACAGAACTGGGAAACCTTTTAACCCTTTGTTAGGAGAGACTTACGAGCTCACGAG AGAGGATGTAGGTTACCGAATGATCTCAGAACAGGTCAGCCACCATCCACCAATCAGTGCCTTCTATGCGGAGTCACTGAATCAGGACTTCTCGTTTCATGGCTCTATCTACCCTAAACTGAAATTCTGGGGGAAAAGTGTGGAGGCGGAGCCGAAAGGCACTATGACCCTCGAACTGTCCAA GCACAAAGAAGCATACACGTGGACAAATCCTATGTGCTGTGTGCATAATGTTATACTGGGTAAACTGTGGATCGAGCAGTATGGAACAGTGGAGATAGTTAACCACAG CACTGGGGATAAGTGTGTGCTGAATTTTAAGCCATGCGGCATGTTTGGCAAGGAGCTACACAGAGTAGAGGGACATATCCAGGACAAGAG TAAAAAGAAGCGTCTGGTTATCTACGGGAAGTGGACTGAGTGCATGTACAGCATTGACCCAAAAGTGTATGAAGCCAATAAGAAAGCAGAGAAGAAAAGTGGAGGAGATTCTAGGAAACATAAGCAG GAGCAAAGTACAGGCGGTGATGATGCAGATGAGATGCCAGATATCCAGGAGACGGTCGCTATGATCCCAGGCAGCACATTACTGTGGAGAATTGCTCCTCGACCTCCAAACTCCACACAG ATGTATAATTTTACCAACTTTGCCATGGCACTAAATGAGCTGGAGCCCGGCATGGCTGGAGTCATAGCGCCAACAGACTGTCGTCTGCGACCGGACATCAGAGCTATGGAGAATGGTGATATAG ACACTGCAAGTCAAGAGAAGGAGAGACTGGAGGAGAAGCAGAGAGCTGCCAGAAGAGAACGTGCTAAAGATGAAGAAGAGTGGTCCACAAG ATGGTTTCAGCAAGGCAATAATCCTTATACCGGAGCTGCAGACTGGATCTACAAGGGTGGTTACTTTGACAGGAGGTACTCTGATCTTCCAGACATCTACTGA